In one window of Sardina pilchardus chromosome 23, fSarPil1.1, whole genome shotgun sequence DNA:
- the ednrba gene encoding endothelin receptor Ba: protein MAKINFALFAYLIVAGHCVAVCAQARPDPQLRQVSHDVPSGPASATARPGGSRNTFMGQNMSIPRRPRLPPPPMCTGPTEIRDTFKYINTVVSCLVFVVGIIGNSTLLRIIYNNKCMRNGPNILIASLALGDLLHIVIAIPINVYKLLAEDWPFGVGLCKLVPFVQKASVGITVLSLCALSIDRYRAVASWNRIKGIGVPKWTAIEITLIWVLSILLAAPEAVAFDMITMDYKGEHLRICLLHPMQKTDFMRFYKSAKDWWLFSVYFCMPLACTALFYTLMTCEMLRKKNGMQIALNDHLKQRREVAKTVFCLVLVFALCWLPLHLSRILKLTIYDEEDPNRCELLSFFLVLDYIGINMASVNSCINPIALYMVSKRFKSCFRSCLCCWCLPPEMLSMDEKSCMKLKPTDRASEQSNSRVTNKYTST from the exons ATGGCAAAGATTAATTTCGCACTGTTTGCATATCTTATTGTGGCGGGACACTGTGTAGCGGTGTGCGCTCAGGCCAGACCTGATCCGCAGCTCCGGCAGGTTTCCCACGACGTCCCCTCGGGACCCGCCTCTGCCACCGCAAGACCCGGAGGCAGCAGAAACACGTTCATGGGTCAAAACATGTCCATTCCTCGGCGGCCTAGACTTCCACCGCCTCCCATGTGCACAGGACCCACAGAAATCCGTGACACGTTCAAGTACATTAACACGGTGGTCTCCtgtcttgtgtttgttgttgggaTAATTGGAAATTCCACGCTGTTGAGAATAATCTACAATAACAAATGCATGAGAAACGGACCTAACATCCTTATCGCAAGTCTGGCTCTTGGAGATCTGTTACATATAGTGATTGCCATCCCCATCAATGTTTACAAG CTCTTGGCAGAAGACTGGCCGTTTGGAGTCGGATTGTGCAAACTGGTCCCGTTTGTGCAAAAAGCTTCGGTTGGAATTACAGTGTTGAGTTTGTGTGCACTGAGCATTGACAG GTATCGAGCTGTGGCCTCCTGGAACCGCATAAAGGGCATCGGGGTGCCCAAATGGACCGCTATCGAGATCACACTGATCTGGGTTCTGTCCATCCTGCTGGCGGCTCCAGAGGCCGTGGCCTTCGACATGATCACGATGGACTACAAAGGAGAGCATCTCAGGATCTGCCTGCTGCATCCCATGCAGAAAACCGACTTCATGCGG TTTTACAAGTCAGCTAAAGACTGGTGGCTTTTTAGCGTCTACTTCTGCATGCCACTGGCCTGCACGGCCCTCTTCTACACACTCATGACCTGTGAGATGCTACGCAAGAAGAACGGCATGCAGATTGCCCTTAATGACCACCTCAAGCAg AGACGGGAGGTGGCCAAGACGGTGTTCTGCCTGGTGCTGGTGTTCGCTCTGTGCTGGCTCCCTCTGCACCTGAGCCGCATCCTCAAGCTCACCATCTACGACGAGGAAGACCCCAACCGCTGTGAGCTGCTCAG TTTCTTTCTCGTTCTGGACTACATTGGCATAAACATGGCTTCTGTGAACTCTTGTATCAACCCCATCGCCCTTTATATGGTCAGCAAGAGGTTCAAGAGCTGCTTCCGG TCGTGCCTGTGCTGCTGGTGCCTGCCCCCTGAAATGCTGTCCATGGACGAGAAGTCCTGCATGAAGCTCAAGCCCACAGACCGGGCCTCGGAACAGAGCAACTCCCGCGTCACCAACAAGTACACCTCTACCTGA